Genomic window (Deltaproteobacteria bacterium HGW-Deltaproteobacteria-4):
GCGATCTGCTGGTAGTCAACGATACCCGGGTTCGTCCGGCGCGATTGCTGGGGCATAAAGAGAGTGGCGGTCAGGTTGAAGCTTTTTTGCTGCAACGGCATCCGGGGGAACATGAGCTCTGGAGTTGTTTGACCCGTGCTTCGAAGTCGCCGCGCGCCGGCAGCCGTCTTTTCTTTCCCGGCACGATCTGTGGCACGGTGCAGGGGGTTGATGCACAAGGTCTGACCTTGATCGAGTTTTCCTGTGATAATGATTTTATTGCAGCGGTCGAGCAATTCGGGCATGTACCCCTGCCGCCGTATATCCGCCGGGCGGATGAACTCCTTGACCGGGAGCGTTATCAGACCGTTTATGCCGCAACGCCGGGCGCTGTGGCTGCTCCGACCGCCGGACTGCACTTTACTCCGGCCCTCTTTGAACGTTTACGGACGCTAGGGGTAGAGATTGCGACCCTGACCTTACATGTCGGTATAGGCACCTTTACTCCGGTGCGGGTGAAAACTCTGTCCGAGCATCGTATGCACAGCGAGTCTTTTCATATTCCGGTTGAGACGGCGGAAGCCGTGAATCGCGCCAAAGCAGAAGGCCGCCGGGTGATTGCGGTCGGGACGACGACAACACGCACTCTGGAAGCAGTCGCCGCCAGACAGGAAGGGATATGCGCCGGAGCGGGCGAGACCGATATTTTTATCACCCCCGGTAGCAGATTCCGGGTTGTCGACGGTTTGATCACTAACTTCCACCTTCCAGAGTCGACTCTTCTCGTTCTGGTCTCGGCCTTTGCCGGACATGCTTTGACAATGAGTGCTTATCGCCAGGCGGTTGCGGAACGTTTCCGCTTCTTTAGTTACGGCGATTGCATGCTGATCCTATGATTCAGGAGTTTTTTTGAGCCGATTCCACTACGAGCAGATTGCCACTGATCCCCGGAGCCAAGCCCGCCGCGGGCGGATCCATACCCGGCGCGGGATAATCGAAACCCCGATTTTTATGCCGGTAGGGACGCGTGGTACGGTCAAGGCGATGACGGTCGATGATCTAAAGGCAGTCGGTGCCCAGATCATCCTGGCTAATACCTATCATCTGTTGTTGCGACCGGGACATGAGCTGGTTCGGGAACTCGGCGGATTGCACGCCTTTATGGACTGGGATCGACCGCTTCTTACTGACAGCGGCGGCTTCCAGGTCTTCAGTCTCGGGGATTTGCGGGCGATTGATGAAGAAGGGGTGCGTTTTCGTTCTCATATTGATGGCACCCTCTTCAGTCTGACGCCGGAATCGTCCATTGCCGTACAGGAAGCTTTGGGCGCTGATATTATTATGGCTTTTGATGAGTGCATCCCTTATCCTGCCACCCGGGAGTATGTGGCGGCTTCCACCGCTCGCTCCGGTCGTTGGGCGAAGCGTTGCCAGTCTGCCCGTCGCCCGGAGGACGATGCAGCACTCTTTGCCATTGTCCAAGGGGGAATGTATCCGGACCTGAGGCGCCAGAGTGCGGAAGATCTCGTCACCGGCGGTTTTGAAGGTTATGCCCTTGGTGGTCTTTCGGTGGGTGAGAGCGCTGAGCAGATGTATGACGTCATGGAGGCGACCATGCCGTATCTGCCCCAAGACCAGCCCCGTTATGTCATGGGGATCGGGACGCCGGAGAATCTTGTCGAGGCGGTAGCCCGGGGTGGCGACATGTTCGATTGTGTCATGCCGACCCGTAATGCCCGTAACGGCCTTCTCTTTACCTCCTTTGGCAAGGTCAGTATCAAGCAGGCCCGTTATGCTCATGATTCCGGCCCTCTCGATCCGGAATGCGGTTGCCCTGTCTGCCGACGCTATAGTCGGGCCTATCTTCGCCACCTTTTTCAAAGTGGAGAAATCCTTGCATCGATATTGAACACAATGCACAATCTGTATTATTATTTGCACCTCATGGCCTCAATGCGGAACGCCATCGAAACCGGCACCTTTGCCGACTTTAGAAAAAGCTTTTACGAAAAGCGCAATTTTCAGTTATAATTTTATAGTTTGTCGATTTTCCCGGTCAGGATTCATCAACCAACAAGGAGGAATATACCAATGGTTTCTGTTGCATATGCTGAAGCTGCCCCCGCTGCGCAGGCAGCTCCGAGTCCCTGGGCGAACGTACTACTGCTCGTCGCGATGTTTGCCATTTTCTACTTTCTTTTGATCCGTCCCCAGCAAAAACGGGCCAGGGAACACAAAGCTCTGGTCGAAAGCATCAAGGTCGGCGATCAGGTCATCACCGCCGGCGGCATCCATGGCAAGGTTGCCGCAGTGCAGGACGATACGATTCAGGTCGAAATCGCCACCGGGGTCAAGATCAAACTGAGTCGTTCCTCGATTGTGACGGTCAAGAGCGAATAGTTTAATAGTACTGATCCATCTCCGGTTTTATTGCCGAACAGTTAAAAATAACCCGGCACTTTTCATCTCTAAAGGAGTCGAATCAGCTCATGTCTAGTCTTAAATCGCGGGGCGTGTTGATTGTTGCACTTTCTCTGCTCGCTCTGGTGGCTATTGCCCCGACTTTCTTCCGTGATTCTTTGCCGGCTATCTGGACAAAGACTTTTGATCCTGTTCATCTCGGTCTTGATTTGCAGGGTGGTATGCATTTGATTCTCGGGGTCGATACCGAGAAAGCGGTGGAGGCACGACTCGACGGACTGGTCGATCACCTCGACAATCTCCTGCGCGAGAAGGATGTCGTTTACAAGCGGGTTGAGCGGACCGGCAATGATGTGTTGTCGGTGACGGTCTACGATAAAGATGCGGCCGCGAGTCTCGACAAGCTGGTCAATGATAATCTCGGTATTCTTGAGGATGCTGGTGAGGCTCAGGATGGCAGCTACCTGATTAAGAAGTTTCGCCTGAACAGTAATGAGGCGCAGTCGATTCGGGAGATGTCAGTTCGACAGGTCGTCGAAACGATGCGCAACAGGATTGACCAGTTCGGGGTCAGTGAGCCGATACTGCAGCAGGAAGGGGCCGATCGCGTCCTTGTTCAGCTGCCGGGGATCAAGGATCCCGAGCGCGCGATTGCCCTGCTGGGCAAAACAGCCCGCCTCGAATTCAAGATGGTCGCCGAAGATGCTGACCCTCAGGCGGCGGTCAGGGGGGAGCTCCCCCCCGGCACCCAACTCCTTTATGAGCGCAATACCGATAAAGCGACCGGTAAGTTTACGGAAACTCCTATCGTCGTAGAAGAGAAGACCGCCATGACCGGCGATCTCCTCTCCAATGCGCAGGTGCGCATCGACAGCCGTTTCAACGAACCCTATGTTGCCATCGATTTTAATGCGATTGGCGCCAAGCGTTTTGATCAGGTTACGGCCGCCAGCGTTGGTAAACGCATGGCGATCGTCCTCGATAACACCGTCTATTCGGCACCGGTGATTCGCGAACGCATCTCCGGCGGAAGCGCCCAGATCAGCGGCTCTTTTACCGAGCAGGAAGCGACCGATCTGGCCATCATCCTGCGCGCCGGTTCTTTGCCGGCGCCGGTGAGTATTCTCGAAAACCGCACGGTGGGACCCTCCCTGGGCCGCGACTCCATCGCTCAGGGACAGATGGCCGTGACTCTGGCTTTCATCTTCGTCGGCGTCGCCATGATCCTGTATTACCGCTGGTCCGGGGTTGTTGCCGTGGTCTCGGTGATTCTCAATCTTCTTTTGCTTCTGTGCGCGCTGATCTTCTTTAAAGCGACCTTGACCCTGCCCGGGATTGCCGGTATCGCCTTGACTCTGGGGATGGCGGTCGATGCCAACGTACTGATCTATGAACGCATGCGTGAAGAGGCGCGTCTCGGCAGAACTCCGCGTGCTGCTATTGAAGCCGGCTATGAAAAGGCCTTCTGGACGATCATGGACTCCAACCTGACGACCCTCCTTTCCGGTCTGATCCTCTTTCAGTTCGGGACCGGTCCGGTCAAGGGTTTTGCTGTGACCCTTTCGGTCGGTATCTTGACGACCCTCTTCACAGCGATGTTCTGCAGCCGCTGGATCTTTGATCTTTATCTGCAAAATCGCGTTATTAAACGCTTGAGCGTCTAGGGGATAACGATGCAAATCATTAAACCAAATACTAATATCAATTTTGTCGGCCATAAAAAACTGGCGATAACCATCTCCTGGATTCTTATCATGATCGGCATTTTTTCCGTCGTCTCCAAAGGCGGTCTCAACCTAGGTCTTGATTTTGCCGGCGGATCTCTGGTGCAAGTCAAGATGAACCAAGTCACGACCGCTGCCGACATGCGTCAGAGCCTGGCCCCCATGGAACTTAAGGGGATGACGATTCAGCAGGTGGGGGATCTTGCTGACGAGTTCCTGATTAAAGCACAGGAATCGAGCAGCAAGACTGAAAGTCTGGCCAATAGCGTCCAACAGACCCTGGAGGGCCATTACGGCGCCGGGACTGTCGACATCCGGCGTGCCGAGATGGTCGGCCCGCAAGTCGGTAAGGATTTGCGATATAAAGGGGTGATGGCGATCGTTTATTCGATCATCGGTATGCTCATTTATATTACTTTTCGTTTTGAGTTCCGATTCGGAGTCGGGGTGGTTATTGCTCTTCTCCATGATGTACTGATTACCCTGGCCTTCTTTTCTGTCTTCAATAAAGAGATTGACTTGACCGTTGTCGCTGCTTTTTTGACCATCGTCGGCTACTCGGTCAATGATTCGGTTATTATTTGTGACCGTATCCGTGAGAATCTGTCAAGACACGTCGGTCAAAAGCTCGAATGGATTATCAACCGCAGTCTCAACGATACCCTGTCCCGAACCATCATGACTTCGGGAATTACCTTGCTCAGCGTACTCTGCCTTTATCTCTTCGGTGGAGAGGTCATTCGCAATTTTGCTCTTGCCATGATTATCGGCATCGTCGTCGGAACCCATTCATCGATCTTTGTTGCAGCTCCGGTTATCCTCTATTTCGATAAAGGCGATAAAGAAAGTCCCGTCGTCCCTGCGGTCATCAATTCTTAATTCAAGGAGCATGCATGAAGAATAAGGAGACGGTCCTCTTTGTTGTTGTGGCCCTCATCGTCGGACTTCTCGTCGGTGTCATTGTCAGTAAAGGGAAGAACAAAAGCTCTTCGGCTCCCTCGATCGCCGCCCCGCAGGGGGGAGCGCCGGTCAACGCCCAGCAAAAGATCAAAATGCTGGAAAACCTGGTCGCCAACGATCCGCAAAATCGCAAAGCCTGGGTAGAACTGGGTAATACTTACTTCGATGCGCAAATGCCGGCTAAGGCGATCGATTCTTACGCCAAGGCACTGGAGATCAATCCCAATGATCCCAACGTCTTGACCGATCAGGGGGTCATGTATCGCCAACTCGGCTGGTTTGACAAAGCAATCGAGAATTTCACTAAGGCAAATGAAGTCGATCCCCGCCATATTCAGAGCCTGTTTAATATCGGTATCGTTTACCGCCACGACCTCCAGGATTACGTCAAGGCGACCGAAGTCTGGAAAAGATATCTTGAGATTAACCCCACCGGTGACTCTGCCGAGCGGATTCGCGCCGAAATCCGGCAAATGGAGTCGCAGCCATTGATCCCCGCCGGCCAGATGCGTATGCCCCCGCAGCCAAATCAATGATTCATCCCCACGGCGGACCGGGTTCTTCCCGGTCCGCCTTTTGGCCGTCATAGTTGTGTTGCGTTATCTTTTTTTGCTCTCCCGATCTCTCCTCCTCTACTCTTCTGCCAACCTGTAGTTACATTGCGTCTCATCTCAACGGAAGGACCGATAACTAACCTGGAAACGGTTGTGTTGTGATTGTTCCGGGAACGCACAATATTTTCCTGCTGTCATCTTCGGAGATTCTATGCAAACTGTCACTATGCGTCGCTGGCTGGAGCGGAGTGTCCTTCCCAGCCCCCTTTTGCTCCAATCATTCGTCGATGAACTTAATATCGATCGCTTGACAGCGCATCTTCTTGCCCAGCGTGGTGGCACCGACCTGACTTGTGCCATCGATTTTCTTGAACCACGTTTGCAGCAGCTCCCCGACCCCCTCCTTCTCGGTGAGATGGAGGCGGCAGTCTCTCGTCTCGTCGCGGCCATTCAGGGCGGTGAGAAGGTCGCCATTCATGGCGATTATGATGTCGATGGCATCAGCGGCACCGCTCTCCTTGTCGAAGGGTTACGGGCTTTAGGTGCCGAAGTCGATTACTATATACCGCTACGGCTGCGCGATGGCTATGGCCTTTCCGCCGATCATCTCCGCCAGGCCTTTGCTGCCGGCGCCCAAGTTGCTGTCTCTGTTGATTGCGGCATCTCTGCACTCGATGAGGCCGAGGTTGCCCGGGAAATCGGACTCGATCTGATTATTACCGATCACCATCAACCCCCCGCTATCCTCCCGGTCGTCTGCGCCATCGTCAATCCCCATCTTCCTGATTCCCTTTATCCTGATAAAGAGCTTGCCGGCGTCGGCGTGGCGTTTATGCTCCTCATCGCTCTGCGCAGTCGGCTACGTGCCATTGGTGCCTTTGCGGTCAAGCCAGAGCCCGACCTCCGTTACAGTCTCGATCTCGTCGCCCTAGGGACGATTGCCGATGTTGTGCCGCTGCGTGGTGTCAACCGGATCTTGACCCGCATCGGTCTCGGTATCATCAATCAAGGGCGGCGGCCCGGTTTGAAGGCCCTCACGGTCGCAGCCGGCATTCGTCAAGTCACCTGCGGCAATGTTGCTTTCAGCCTTGCTCCCCGACTCAATGCTGCCGGCCGTCTGGAGGATGCTAATCTTGGTGTCGAGCTTTTGCTCAGCAACGACGGAGCGCGAGCGGTGGAACTGGCCGCGCTTCTTGACGGTTTTAATCGCGAGCGGCAAGGTGTGGAGCAGCAGGTCCTCGCCGAAGCGATTGCCCAGGTGGAAGCAGGGAAGGGGGGCGATTTTTCCATTGTCCTCGCCGGTGAAGGGTGGCATCCCGGCGTGATCGGCATCGTCGCCAGTCGTCTGGTCGAGCGCTATCATCGTCCGACGGTGCTGATTGCTGTCGATGGTGCAACCGGCAAGGGCTCGGCGCGGTCGATTCGCGGTCTCCATCTTTACCAAACCCTGCAAAGTTGTGCTGCCGATCTTGATGGTTACGGCGGCCACGCCTTTGCTGCCGGTCTGTCGATTGCCGCCGATCGCATCGACGCCTTTGTCTCCGCCTTTGAGCAGGCATCAGCCACCGTCTTGAGCGCCGACGATCTCCTCCCCGTCCTCCTGTATGATTGTGAAGTTCTCATCGAAGATCTCTCTCTGCCAATTTTCGCAGATCTCCAGCGCCTCAGCCCCTTTGGCGCCGGCAATCCTGAACCGCTCTTTCTTTTACGCAACGCCCGGGCCCAGCAAGTTGCTCCCTGCGGAACCGGTCACCTCAAGTTTTCAATCAGGCAAGGGGGTTCTTCTTTGCCCTGCATTGCGTTCTCTTATCCATCGCACTGGGCTGAATTCCTCCCCGGCGAGATCGATCTCCTCGTCACGCTCCAGAGTAACGAGTGGAAAGATCGGGTCTCGCTGCAACTTCGCGTTAAAGATATGCGTCCTGCTCAGGATCCCTAAAAAGGGGACCTTGCGCCCTGAAGCTTCTGCGCATGAACACTAAGGGAATAGAAAAGGCCGACTCATTACGAGCCGGCCTTTTTTATTCAAAGATCGTCCTTATGACAATCCGCAGGTTTTAGCCAACCTTTCCCAGGCAGGGAAGCTTCGGCGAATGATGTCAATATCAATGCAGTAAGCGATACGGAAGTAACCTGGGGCGCCGAAGCCGGTTCCTGGTACGAGGAGGATCTTCTCCTCCTGAGCCAGGTTGACAAAGGCGATATCGTCAGCCAGCGGTGAACGTGGAAAGAGGTAGAAGGCACCATCCGGTTTGGTCAGGGTAAAACCCAGGGAGGACAGATGGTTATAAAGGAGGTCGCGTTTTTCCTGATATTCGTTGATATCGACGCTCTCCTCCTGCAATTTGGCGACAAGGCGCTGCATCAGGGCCGGGGCGTTGACAAAGCCGAGGACGCGATTGCAGAAGACCGCTCCTTCGATAAAGGAGGCAACTTCGTCGAGTTGCGGATTGGCGGCGATGTAGCCGATGCGTTCGCCGGGAAGGGCGAGATCCTTGGAGTGGGAAGTGGCAATGATGCTGTTCTGGATACAGTCAAAGATCGGCGGTACATGGTGGCCGTCATAGGCAAGTCGGGCATAGGGTTCGTCAGAGATGACGTAGATGGTCTGACCGAACTCTTTCTCCTTGGCGGAAAGGACGGCGGCGAGGGCACACAGATCGGCGTGCGGATAGATAACACCGGTCGGGTTGTTCGGGGAATTAATGATGATCGCCTTGGTCGTGGCACTGATTGCGGCGGCGATGGCCGGGAGGTCAAGCTGGAAGGTGTCGCGATTGGTCCAGACTTCTTTGGTCGTGCCGCCGTGGTTGTCGACATAAAACTTGTATTCGACAAAATAAGGGGCAAGGATGACCACCTCGTCGCCGGGGTTGAGGATCGTTTTGAAGATGACGTTGAGGGCGGCGCCAGCACCGCAGGTCATGACCACATGCTCGGCCTTGACGCTGGTCTGGCCGCGTCTGGACACAGCGGCGGCGATGGCGGCGCGAGTCTCTTCAAAACCGGCGTTACTCATATATCGATGCATCCCCGGCAGGGGCTGTTCGGCGAGTTGCAGGAGTTCGCGGCGGAAGGCGGCCGGCGGTTCAACCGAGGGGTTGCCAATGGTAAAATCAAAGATCTGATCATCACCGTGGATCGCCCGCAGCCGTGCCCCTTCTTCAAACATCTTGCGAATCCATGAAGAACCTTCGATACAACGTTGGACTTTACTTGCAATGGCCATAACCGACTCCTTGATTTCTGTGCATAAAAGTTGGCGCAGTCTAGCGGCATCGCCGGCGCGGGTCAAGAGCTCAGAAAGGGCTCAGAAGGGGGAATCTGCAGCTTTTCATGGCGTTTGTATGATTTCCCGACTGCAGTCTATTTTATTTGCGTTATATTTAGAAACGCCAGATTAAGAGCTGTAGAATAATCTCCAGCCAAAGTGTTGATTATCCTTCATCCCAAAGAAAAATAAAAGGGTGATAGGCATAACTATTTAATATTGCGTTGTGAATTAATTGGTACGGCTCATGCTTTATAAGTGATAAACGTCCTGTTAAAGAGGTAGAGATGAAACGAATTTCAATAGTTTTGCTGGGAGTCACTTTCTTTTTGGCCGCCCATAGCGCGCTGGCCGCGACGAACCACGATTTTGAAGCTCTGGTCGCCGAAGCTCTGGTCAATAATCCCGAAATTGCCGCGAGCCGTGAGAAGTGGCAGATGCTGGTTGCCAAGTCGCAACGGGCCGGAACTCTTGACGATCCGATGTTGATGCTGAAGATTCAAAATGGCATGATCAAAGATCCCTTCAACTTCAAGATGGATGATACGACCGCCAAGGTCATCGGTATCAGTCAGATGCTCCCCTTTGCCGGCAAGCGCGGTTTGCTTCGAAGTGCGGCAGAGCAGGAAGCAAAAGCAGTCGAATGGGAGCATGCCGAGCGCAAAGTGGAGTTGCGGCGGATGGTTCTTGATGCTTGGGCGCAGCTCGCCCTGGTGAATAATTCGTTGCGTCTGGTAACGGAGAACATTGCTCTGCTCGACAGTCTCAACCGCTTGGCTGAGACGGGCTACAGTACCGGCATGGTGCGGCAGAATGATGTCCTGCGCTCGCAACTGGAACGCAGTCGCATGGAGGATATGCGCATCGCTCTGGTGCAGCGCCAGAAGAGTCTGGCTGCCATGTTCGCCGCCCTGCTGCATCGGCCGATCGATACGCCGCCGCCAACAGTCAGCGCCAAAATTGTGCCGGTGGCGCAAACAGCTGCCGAGCTCGAAGACCTCGCTTTTGCATCGCGCCCCGAGCTCTTCGCCCGCAACGCTCGTCTGGAGCAGGCGCAAAGCAGTGAAGACCTGGCCCGGCGTGAATCCTATCCCGATTTCACTCTCTCTTTCGAATACATGCAACGCGATGCCTTTAGCGGCGATCCTGAGTCGATGGGGGAGGATATGTATAGTGCCGGCGTAAGTTTCAATCTTCCGGTGCAACGCCAGTCCCGGCGAGCCATGGTGGCCGAGGCGCAGGCGCAGGGGAAGATGGCAGCGGCTGAAATCGAACAGTTACGGCATGAAATCCGCCGCGGCATCAGTGATAGTCTGGCGCGGCTTAGCGCCAGCGCGGCCATGGCTGATCTTTATACAAATGGAATGATCCCGCAAGCGGAGTTTGCCACGGAAGCGCTCCTCTCTTCGTACGAAGTGGGGAAGGGGGATTTGATGGGCGTTCTCGACAGCCGCATGCAACTCTTCAGCGTGCGCCAGCGTTACTACGAATTCATCGCTGAAAATCAGATGCAGCGCGCCGAACTGGAGGCGCTGGTCGGTGCCCGGATAAAGTGAGAAAGAGGACAAGATGAAACAGAAGATCGTCATCCCTATCGTGCTCTTGGCCATTCTTGGATTCACTATCGGCGGTTATCTGCTCGGTCGGCATAGCCACGACTTCCCGCCCGACACAGTCACCGTCAGCGAGAATGAAGAAGCGCATCAATGGACCTGTAGTATGCACCCCTTCATCATCCGCGATAAACCCGGTCTCTGTCCGATCTGTGCCATGGATCTGGTGCCGGTCTACGATAAGAGCGGGGACGGCGGCGGGGTCACCATCGATCCGGCGACGAGCCAGAACATGGGGGTGCGTATTGCTCCGGTCATGCGGCAGGATATTTCGCGCAGCATCAAGACCGTCGGCGTTGTCACCGCCGATGAATCGCGTCAGAGTTCGATCAACAGCAAGGTTGAGGGGTGGATCGAAAAGCTTTATGTCGATCAGACCGGCAAACCGGTGCGCAAGGGGGCTCCGCTACTGGAGATCTACAGCCCGGATCTGGTCTCGGCGCAGCAGGAATACCTCCTTGCTCTGCGTAACAGCGAACGCCTCGCCGATAATCCTTATCCGGAGATTGCACAAGGGGCGCAGCGCTTGCGTGCCGCTGCCCGCACCCGCCTCAAGTACTGGGATATCTCCGACAAGCAGATCAGCACCCTGGAGCAAAGCGGCGAAGCACGGAAGACTCTGACTCTCTACAGCCCATCTAACGGGATTGTGATGATGAAGAATGCCCTTCCCGGCATGCGGGTCATGCCGGGCGAGGAACTGCTGCAGATCACCGATCTTTCGAAGATCTGGGTCGATGCCCAACTTTACGAATATCAGCTGCCGGTGGTGCAGGTCGGCCAGAATGCCGAGATTATCCTCCCCTACAGCATCGGCAAGGTGCTGCGTGGCAAGATTGCTTACATCTACCCAAACCTCTCCGGTGAGACCCGCACCGCCCGTGCCCGTATCGAGCTCCCCAATCCCGGCCTTGAACTCAAGCCGGAGATGTACGTCGATGTCAACATCGCCGGAGTGCAGCAATCCGCCGCCCTGGTTATTCCCACCGAGGCGATCCTTGACTCCGGCGAACAGCAGACGGTCTTTGTGGCGCTGGGCGAGGGACGTTTTGAGCCACGGATCGTCCGCAGCGGGGTGAAGGATGATAGCGGCAACGTCGAGATCCTTGACGGCTTGCAAGAAGGGGAGCAGGTGGTGATCTCGGCCCAGTTCATGCTTGATTCCGAGAGCCGGTTGCGCGAGGCGTTGCAGAAGATGAGCGCCCCGCCGGAGGAGAAGCCGAAAGAGAACCTGGACGATTTGTTTAAATAACGCATCCGACCGATCCGACTGATCCGACCGATCGCTCGGTAAGACAGGAATTCACATGCTCGAAAAAATAATCGCCTGGTCCCTGCGTAATACCTTCATGGTCGTCCTTGCCACCCTCTTTCTGGTGATCGGCGGGGTCTACTCCCTGGAAAATACGCCCCTTGACGCCATCCCCGACCTTTCGGATGTGCAGGTTATCGTCTTTACCGATTATCCGGGACAGGCGCCGCAGGTGGTTGAGGATCAGGTCACTTACCCGCTGACCACCCGCATGCTCTCGGTGCCGGCGGCAAAGACGGTGCGCGGCTACTCCTTCTTCGGTTACTCCTTTGTCTATATCATCTTCGAGGATGGCACTGACCTTTATTGGGCGCGTTCGCGGGTCCTTGAA
Coding sequences:
- a CDS encoding efflux RND transporter periplasmic adaptor subunit; the encoded protein is MKQKIVIPIVLLAILGFTIGGYLLGRHSHDFPPDTVTVSENEEAHQWTCSMHPFIIRDKPGLCPICAMDLVPVYDKSGDGGGVTIDPATSQNMGVRIAPVMRQDISRSIKTVGVVTADESRQSSINSKVEGWIEKLYVDQTGKPVRKGAPLLEIYSPDLVSAQQEYLLALRNSERLADNPYPEIAQGAQRLRAAARTRLKYWDISDKQISTLEQSGEARKTLTLYSPSNGIVMMKNALPGMRVMPGEELLQITDLSKIWVDAQLYEYQLPVVQVGQNAEIILPYSIGKVLRGKIAYIYPNLSGETRTARARIELPNPGLELKPEMYVDVNIAGVQQSAALVIPTEAILDSGEQQTVFVALGEGRFEPRIVRSGVKDDSGNVEILDGLQEGEQVVISAQFMLDSESRLREALQKMSAPPEEKPKENLDDLFK